From Styela clava chromosome 6, kaStyClav1.hap1.2, whole genome shotgun sequence, one genomic window encodes:
- the LOC120331670 gene encoding beta-parvin-like isoform X2, with translation MAHMAWSNWENKDELNALDIEARDAIDGGTVTQEIDPSSFHLEEGEERSMIDQKSREAKDVVDLERVLMEWIDDVLVEQRIIVKNIQEDLFDGQVLQKLLEKLGDVKLQVPEVTQTAQGQKDKLRAVLDKVSQQLQIQSWNETKWSVDSIHSKNLIAILHLLVALAAHYKAPIRLPEDVHIKVVVVKKVGGKLEHRMVEEQITSTMDQMTGGKFERDAFDTLFDHAPDKLNIVKRSLIEFANRHLDKLNLAVTDLDTQFADGVYLVLLMGMLEGYFVPLHSFNLTPESFDHKVHNVKFAFELMTDAGLPTPKARPEDVANCDLKSTLRVLYNLFTKYKKN, from the exons ATGGCGCACATGGCTTGGTCGAATTGGGAAAATAAAGATGAAT TAAATGCATTGGACATAGAAGCTCGAGATGCAATTGATGGAGGTACAGTCACACAAGAGATTGATCCTTCGAGTTTCCATTTAGAAGAAGGAGAAGAGAGATCTATGATCGATCAAAAATCAAGAGAAGCTAAAGATGTTGTGGATCTTGAGCGG GTTCTCATGGAATGGATTGATGATGTTCTTGTCGAACAAAgaattattgttaaaaatatacaaGAAGATTTGTTTGATGGACAAGTTTTGCAGAAACTTTTAGAAAAACTTGGTGATGTCAAGTTACAG GTTCCGGAAGTTACGCAAACAGCTCAAGGACAAAAAGATAAACTCAGGGCAGTTCTAGATAAAGTCAGTCAACAACTACAAATACAAAGCTGGAATGAAACTAAATGGAGTGTTGATA GTATCCATTCAAAGAATCTTATTGCAATACTTCATTTACTAGTAGCACTTGCTGCCCATTATAAAGCACCGATACGATTGCCAGAAGATGTTCATATTAAA GTTGTTGTTGTCAAGAAAGTTGGTGGAAAGTTAGAACACAGAATGGTTGAGGAGCAAATCACTTCTACCATGGA CCAAATGACAGGAGGCAAATTTG aacGAGATGCCTTTGATACCCTATTTGATCATGCACCCGACAAACTAAATATAGTAAAAAGATCTCTCATAGAATTTGCAAATCGTCATTTGGACAAACTCAACCTCGCTGTCACAGATTTAGACACACAG TTTGCTGATGGAGTATATCTTGTTCTATTGATGGGCATGCTGGAGGGATACTTTGTTCCTTTACATAGTTTCAACCTCACGCCAGAATCATTTGACCATAAAGTCCACAATGTAAAATTCGCTTTTGAACTTATGACTGATGCAGGACTGCCAACACCGAAAGCAAGACCAGAAG ATGTGGCAAACTGTGACTTGAAGTCAACATTGAGAGTTTTATACAACTTATTCACAAAGTATAAGAAAAACTGA
- the LOC120331670 gene encoding beta-parvin-like isoform X1, whose product MSYQKSPARREPEKSEGFFSLTLGRKKKQRDSVNALDIEARDAIDGGTVTQEIDPSSFHLEEGEERSMIDQKSREAKDVVDLERVLMEWIDDVLVEQRIIVKNIQEDLFDGQVLQKLLEKLGDVKLQVPEVTQTAQGQKDKLRAVLDKVSQQLQIQSWNETKWSVDSIHSKNLIAILHLLVALAAHYKAPIRLPEDVHIKVVVVKKVGGKLEHRMVEEQITSTMDQMTGGKFERDAFDTLFDHAPDKLNIVKRSLIEFANRHLDKLNLAVTDLDTQFADGVYLVLLMGMLEGYFVPLHSFNLTPESFDHKVHNVKFAFELMTDAGLPTPKARPEDVANCDLKSTLRVLYNLFTKYKKN is encoded by the exons ATGTCATACCAGAAATCTCCCGCAAGAAGGGAACCGGAAAAATCTGAAggatttttttcattaacacTTGGACGCAAGAAAAAGCAACGAGATTCTG TAAATGCATTGGACATAGAAGCTCGAGATGCAATTGATGGAGGTACAGTCACACAAGAGATTGATCCTTCGAGTTTCCATTTAGAAGAAGGAGAAGAGAGATCTATGATCGATCAAAAATCAAGAGAAGCTAAAGATGTTGTGGATCTTGAGCGG GTTCTCATGGAATGGATTGATGATGTTCTTGTCGAACAAAgaattattgttaaaaatatacaaGAAGATTTGTTTGATGGACAAGTTTTGCAGAAACTTTTAGAAAAACTTGGTGATGTCAAGTTACAG GTTCCGGAAGTTACGCAAACAGCTCAAGGACAAAAAGATAAACTCAGGGCAGTTCTAGATAAAGTCAGTCAACAACTACAAATACAAAGCTGGAATGAAACTAAATGGAGTGTTGATA GTATCCATTCAAAGAATCTTATTGCAATACTTCATTTACTAGTAGCACTTGCTGCCCATTATAAAGCACCGATACGATTGCCAGAAGATGTTCATATTAAA GTTGTTGTTGTCAAGAAAGTTGGTGGAAAGTTAGAACACAGAATGGTTGAGGAGCAAATCACTTCTACCATGGA CCAAATGACAGGAGGCAAATTTG aacGAGATGCCTTTGATACCCTATTTGATCATGCACCCGACAAACTAAATATAGTAAAAAGATCTCTCATAGAATTTGCAAATCGTCATTTGGACAAACTCAACCTCGCTGTCACAGATTTAGACACACAG TTTGCTGATGGAGTATATCTTGTTCTATTGATGGGCATGCTGGAGGGATACTTTGTTCCTTTACATAGTTTCAACCTCACGCCAGAATCATTTGACCATAAAGTCCACAATGTAAAATTCGCTTTTGAACTTATGACTGATGCAGGACTGCCAACACCGAAAGCAAGACCAGAAG ATGTGGCAAACTGTGACTTGAAGTCAACATTGAGAGTTTTATACAACTTATTCACAAAGTATAAGAAAAACTGA
- the LOC120331671 gene encoding uncharacterized protein LOC120331671, with protein sequence MMTPIAIFYIFVIAWITSASTLPVQGGDCNDQIGLAVDLRTSFKNWYDAKDECEKNGTILMPFPLSNAWNQSHLNSATMQCKNFTLFVGERNGSECLTIRRDTSDKYIKEWVSCYNEEYFLCIVNEASPNITDTTTDSAVTSTTTESTTSATKGSQSGLGLLIQPALLYLLLKW encoded by the exons ATGATGACTCCgattgcaattttttacattttcgtGATTGCGTGGATTACCAGCGCCAGTACACTTCCAGTTCAAGGAGGGGACTGCAACGATCAAA TAGGTCTTGCTGTAGATTTGCGAACAAGTTTCAAAAACTGGTATGATGCAAAAGACGAGTGTGAAAAAAATGGTACAATACTCATGCCGTTTCCATTGAGCAATGCTTGGAATCAAAGTCACCTTAATTCGGCGACCATGCAGTGCAAGAACTTTACACTTTTTGTCGGAGAGA GAAACGGGTCGGAGTGCCTGACAATACGGAGAGATACAAGTGATAAATACATTAAAGAATGGGTCAGCTGTTACAATGAAGAATACTTTCTTTGCATTGTGAACG AAGCATCACCCAATATCACAGATACAACAACTGATTCAGCAGTTACGTCTACCACTACTGAATCGACTACATCGGCGACAAAGG GATCTCAGTCGGGACTAGGGTTGTTAATCCAACCAGCCTTACTTTACCTATTGCTGAAATGGTGA